A single genomic interval of Eurosta solidaginis isolate ZX-2024a chromosome 3, ASM4086904v1, whole genome shotgun sequence harbors:
- the Mp20 gene encoding muscle-specific protein 20: MSLERAIRAKIAGKREPEKDKEAQEWIEAIIGSKFPGGVAYEDHLRDGQVFCQLINKLSPNAVPKINSSGGQFKMMENINNFQKALKDYGVPDIDVFQTVDLWEKKDIAQVTNTVFALGRAAYKHPEFKGPFLGPKPSDECKRDFSEEQLKAGQTIIGLQAGSNKGATQSGQNIGASRKILMGK; the protein is encoded by the exons ATGTCTCTTGAGCGTGCTATTCGTGCTAAG ATCGCTGGCAAACGCGAACCCGAAAAGGACAAAGAAGCTCAAGAATGGATTGAAGCTATTATTGGTTCCAAATTCCCTGGTGGAGTTGCATATGAAGATCATTTGAGGGACGGTCAAGTATTCTGCCAACTGATCAACAAACTTTCCCCCAATGCCGTACCCAAAATCAACTCATCTGGTGGTCAATTCAAAATGATGGAAAACATCAACAACTTCCAGAAAGCATTGAAAGATTATGGTGTACCAGATATTGATGTCTTCCAAACTGTTGATCTGTGGGAAAAGAAAGATATTGCTCAAGTGACCAACACAGTGTTTGCTCTTGGTCGTGCTGCATACAAACATCCCGAATTCAAAGGACCTTTCCTTGGACCCAAACCTTCTGATGAGTGCAAACGTGATTTCTCCGAAGAACAATTGAAGGCAGGTCAAACCATTATTGGTCTGCAAGCTGGTTCCAACAAAGGTGCCACACAATCTGGGCAAAACATTGGTGCTAGCCGTAAAATCTTGATGGGCAAGTAA